The Halobacteria archaeon AArc-dxtr1 region ATGTCCTCACGGACGAGACGGTCGCGGTCGCCATGCGCGAGGTGCCGCGTCACGCGTTCGTCGACGACCCCCGGGTGGCCTACGCCGACCGGGACGTCTCACACCTGGGGACGCGCGTGCTCGCGCCCAGCACCGCGGCGCGGCTGCTCCAGGCGCTTGCCGTCCGACCGGGAGACGCCGTGCTGATCGTCGGCGCGGGCGTCGGCTACACCGCCGCAGTCGCCGCCGAGATTACGGGAGCCGCGAACGTCCACGCGGTCGATATCGCCAGACCGGTCGTCCACGAGGCGCGGACGAACCTGGCACAGGCGGGCTACGGCGGTGTCTTCGTCGACCGCCGCGACGGTGCGGCGGGGCTGCCGGAGTACGCCCCGTTCGATCGCATTCTCCTCGAGGCCGCCGTCGTCACCCCGCCACAGGCACTGCAGCGACAGCTAGCCGACGACGGCCGCCTCGTCTATCCGCGACTGGCGGACGGACAGCAACTCGTCGTGAGCGGCGCCGACGGCGAAGCCGAGTCGCTCGCGACGGTGTCGTTCGACCCGCTGCTCGTCGATGGCGAGCAGGCGGGAGCGATCGAACGAAACCGAACCGATCGGGAAGAGCGTGAGCGGGCCGACAGAGACGCCCAGCGTCGCCGTGGCTGGGAGCTCGACTGGATCGAGTGGGACTAGCCGACTGCGAGACCAACGGCTTGCGCGTGTGAAAGGGGTTAGGGGGAAAGGGGGGATGGCGACAGCCGGTTGCAGATCGCCAGCAGTTGGTATGGGCCGACTCGAAGTAAGGCCAGTTGCTACGTGAATAGTGTACTTGTCGAGACCATTCTAATTGTTTAGATCCGGGTCGAGCGCTATCGAGACCAGCTTTCGTTCGGCCGCCCGGAGATGGTAGTGATAGGTTGGCGGTGAGACGTCGAGCGCTGCGGCCAGCTCCTCGCCCGTGCTGTCGCGGGGCCACTCGAAGAAGCCGCTGTAGTGGGCCGCTTTCAGCGCTTCGAGTTGCCTGTCGGTCAGCCGGTCGACGAGCCGGCTGTCGAGTGGCGCCGGCGGCGCGCTGGTCCGCTCGCGACGAGCGCGCAGTTCGGTCTCGGGATAGGCGGTCTGAATCGATTCGACCACCGTCCGGGTATCGACCTGACGGGAGAGTTCGAGGACGATATCGGCGCCCGCCGGGGTCGCTGTCACACCACGCAAGCGAACGTCACGCGTCCCAACCACCTCGAGCAGCGGCGTGGCTGCGACCGTCAGCTCGAGGACCGAGCCATCGTCGTGCTCGGTGTGGACCGACGCGGCCTCCAGCGTCGCCCACTCCGCGACGATCGCGTCGAGCTCCGTGACCGGGGGGCCATCGACGGTCACGAAGAGGACAATGGCCTCGTCACTCCGCTCGACGACGCCCTGAACCGAGAGCCGAGCGTCGAGCCGGCGAGCGAGACGGGTCAACAGCAGGCGGTCGTCGGGACAGGCGAGTTCGATCTCGGTCCGCGTGTCGGCGACCATCGCGCGGGTTCGTTCGACCGAGCGGATGGCGAACCCGATCATCTCCCCGAGTTCGGCGAGGACCGCCCGCTCGTCCTCGTCGATCGAATCTACGCCGCCGGCGTGGACGAACAGCACACCATAGTAGCGGTCGCCGTCGGTCACCGGGATCGCAAGCACCGTCTGAAACCCGTACGTGAGCGCCTCGGTTCGCCGATCGTCCCAGCGATCGTCGTCGAGGACGTCCCGGACGACGACGGGCTGCTCATCGGCGAGTGTCGCTCGCGCCGTCGCGACCTCGGGGACGGCCGCTCCGTCCTCGCGAATCCGGTCGATGTACGTCGCGTCGACGCCGGCCCAGGCCGCCGGGCGGGGTGGGTCGGCTGCCGTCGACGCCAGCCAGGCGAACCGGTAGCGGTCAGTGTCCGCGAGCCGATCGCAGACGATCGATTCGATCTCGTCGCGAGCGGACGCCCCCGCGATCCCGTGATTGA contains the following coding sequences:
- a CDS encoding protein-L-isoaspartate O-methyltransferase → MDPAVLREDMVDGLESSAKNVLTDETVAVAMREVPRHAFVDDPRVAYADRDVSHLGTRVLAPSTAARLLQALAVRPGDAVLIVGAGVGYTAAVAAEITGAANVHAVDIARPVVHEARTNLAQAGYGGVFVDRRDGAAGLPEYAPFDRILLEAAVVTPPQALQRQLADDGRLVYPRLADGQQLVVSGADGEAESLATVSFDPLLVDGEQAGAIERNRTDREERERADRDAQRRRGWELDWIEWD
- a CDS encoding GAF domain-containing protein, which codes for MTEPITVLVVDNEPGLADLVASMLERERDCLVAESLTRPEAALALLDDGGVDCIVSDYEMPELTGLDLLDAVRDSDPELPFILFTGRGSEAVASEAIAAGVTQYVRKGRDEEQYALLANQIVNAVTNYRTEAALRENERRYERTLAALHETTRDLLRAGTKTEIYRTAVETATDVLDVPFVRAYAFEPADGRLEVVATTDDARSAGRADAVARGEGPIWTAFSDGESVYRPDVETDDADPRSFFRSELRVPLGSHGILVAGATSVDGFDESMRELCHILAANTEAALDRAEREALLRDHDRSLTAKNEALTRLNHVNEIARRINHGIAGASARDEIESIVCDRLADTDRYRFAWLASTAADPPRPAAWAGVDATYIDRIREDGAAVPEVATARATLADEQPVVVRDVLDDDRWDDRRTEALTYGFQTVLAIPVTDGDRYYGVLFVHAGGVDSIDEDERAVLAELGEMIGFAIRSVERTRAMVADTRTEIELACPDDRLLLTRLARRLDARLSVQGVVERSDEAIVLFVTVDGPPVTELDAIVAEWATLEAASVHTEHDDGSVLELTVAATPLLEVVGTRDVRLRGVTATPAGADIVLELSRQVDTRTVVESIQTAYPETELRARRERTSAPPAPLDSRLVDRLTDRQLEALKAAHYSGFFEWPRDSTGEELAAALDVSPPTYHYHLRAAERKLVSIALDPDLNN